ccgcCTCCCTCCAAATGGTTCAGCTGGCTTGAACCATCCTCATTGTGCTTACAAGGCCTGTTCAGAGCTGGTCAGTCCAGCTAACACTCACAGTCTGCAGGCCACACAGAAAATGGCTTAGTATTTATAAAACCTCGGGTCAGACCTACATAAtgtgaattttctttttataataattttatatatatatattgtggggctgaattattttcattattgtgCAGCAATATATTCAGGGTTAATATTTGTAGTCGTTGTGCCTGAAACCTCTGAGGACTCGAAAAAGTGCCTTTTTGTCTCCCAACATGTGgaataaaggtgatttatgACTTTGATAAGTTACAGAAAATACAGCTGGAGTCCAGCATGGCAGAAATGAATTCAAATGTGGGTGAATTTTCCAAGTGCCGAGTGCATTCAGACCAGTTGGAGGTTTCTGTGGAAATCATACAAATACACATGTACTTATACATGTCAAAGTAAACGCCCAGCCTTTTACGTCATGTTCTCTGAGTTCAGATCACCAGTGAAGCTTGTTCCTTACATTTCTcacctttattttgtttgttttgaaggcTTTCCTGTCTGACGCTATAGATGTTGAGGGAAGCGAGGGGAAACGCTGGGATTTGGTGGTAAATTTGGGATGCTGTCCACAAAAAGAGGTCGTTCcccttttaataaaaatacccAGGAAGGACAATATTCCTCGCACGCCATCTTCCACCCCACGTAACAATGAGCATGCCATGGGGCAGCGCCTTTCCTTTCCCTCACATCACTGCTCGTTGTCTCACAGTTCGAGTGCTCATTGTAGGCCTGGTTGATATTGCTCTGGATCTTTCCTTATCAACTATCATGCTAGGACACATACCCTGAACGGGCTGCTATATTGTTCGTACGCCAGCTTCGTGCTTGTTTGCTCTGTATCTTTATTCCAACGCCCATACGTTCTCTGGGTTCGATATGGACGGACATGGTTAACAGCACCTCCGTAGAAAtgccacacaaaaaaaaggagTTCCTGTATAACAGGTTCCAGGTCCCGTGCGCTGCCAATAAAAGACAATGTGAAGATTAAACAAAATAGGGCATGTAGAACaaaattattgaaaataatagGGGGGGTGTGGAGCCCCATCACTTTTGAGTGCCACAGATGCTGTCTTTTATAGTCCGCTTGCATCCATCTGCTGTGCTTTCTCTCTCAAGCAGTCTTAAAGATCACTTGCCATGCTTCTGAGTGTCACTTTGTATTGCAAGCACTGCGGGACTGTATACAAGCCTCACGTCCTTCACCAGTGTCGCCTCATTAAGTTTTACGGTGGTGTGCCAAGACCGAAACACAGTCGGTGGGTAGGACAGAGGTGTACCTGGAGCTATGGTAAACCAGAGCGCTACGTGTGGGGGGTTTTGGCTCAGTCATGAGAAGAGCTCTGGGGAAGCTCCAAACCTGCGGTGTGTCGACTTTTACCGTAACAAAGCCACTTAAGGGAACAGTTCAATTCAGATTGCAAGAATCGCAGCTCAGCTTTCTTCACATGTTGTCTGCGCTAAGTGTCaaaccctttttaaaaaaaaaaagaactatgATCCTTAGTAGAGTTTGTGCCATAGCGATTATGTACCAATTTACCTCTCTGCCATGTCAGTGTCTTACTAGTTTAAAGCAAAAGAGCTTTAATTGTCTTGTGGCAGTAAATATTTTGTGACTCTtcaatttaaaaacagcacatcAATATTCCcgattataaattatttttctataatggattttttttttatctagacACGGCTTAAGCAATCGAGATCCCTCAATTTTCCCCCATTATTGGcaaatatagaaaaaatataaacgaaatataaaatgtagtctttataaatacaaaataaactacACAAACCAGAGAATTGCATGCTGCCCTGTACTGTTAAGTATTTTGAAAGGTTTTTTGGGGGCTCTGTGGTTTTGAgagatgtttcttttctttagagAGTGGGGAAAAGGGATTTCCTAATCAATCATATTTCCAGATGAATACCTAAGTGTTGTAAATAGGGATCATGGACAAGTCATTAACTACACAACCATGTTTTGTGTCTATCAGAATGTGAACTGTTTTCTGggcattattttgtttaaaagaatTCAATCTGGTTTTGGGAAgctgtaaaatgtatattttatgtttGCTTGCTTTATCATGTGGTGAAACTGAGATGCTAAGCCAGTAGACAGCTATGTAAATTTCTTAGATTTCTATAAACCTTTAGAAGATGAAATAAGAATTTATTTAAAGAGAGAAGCATGTCTTAAAATTGAAAGTTATTTTGCTTTGCACTTTATCCGATTCAAAGGTGAATTGTGAAAAGCACCTCTTGTATTAAATTTTGCTTCAATCATATTTGACTTCTCTGGGGGATATAGCACTACAAAATATGTAATAATTCTGTcttctgaacattttttctctAGGACTGGTACTAAGATCATGCTAATTCAATTCTATTTTGTAAAGGTAGTTGCAAATGAATTTCACAAAATTCCATGGATTTGAGTGAAATCCAGATAGTAGTTTGGGACTATACAAACTACAAACAGATCTGTTTTTAGACAGCATTTCAGACTGAACAAGTGCGTGGTGGTTTTCTGGCAACATCTTTCAATATAACTGATTAATTTTAGCAATGTGGCCAAAAGTGTACATCTTACTTAGTATCTCAGCTTTCACCTTTATTAACGTTTTCTAAACATGTATAAAACTGTGCAGATTTTTATACTATAAattgtaatatattttattaaataataagacTGAATGGGCAATTAAGGTTTAAGCATGATTTTAGTTAAATTCAGCACAAAGAATACTATGCATTTTAGTTAACTATTATAGAAAAAATGTGAGTTTATACTGAACTGTATCTTTCTCCAAGACATATAGGTTGGTAGTCCAATGGGATTTTTGTAATGACATTTTGTCATGTCAAACTGTGAACacaaatgtatactgtacagttgtaTTCTATAATAGTCTCACATATTGTTTTAATGTATATCATATAATAAACTCCTGTGGATATCATCTTTGCGGCAGTGTAGTGTTTCTCATGCACTTCGCAATAATTAAACATAGTCCTATAACCAAACTACAGTAACTTTGGCTACAGTGAAGCCTGATGAAATGTTCTTGAATGTAGTGTGTGGAGGTACACATTGCAGAGTACCTACCCTTTACTGAATACAAAAAACCTAGGATTACTTCAGGACAGGCAGAAGACTCTTTGAAGTGCAGGCTGAGGAGTGTACAGTCCAGAACTGTGGCTCAGATCAGAGCGATGTCATTACCGACCTGTTACTGGAATTGCTCCAGGCTGAGTGGGTTCGAGTGGACACTGGTTGGACACCATCAGTGAGACTCTCCATCTGTGAGCTGCAGTCTGGCCAGGCATTGCTCTTCCAATTCCTGATTGCTCTGCAGAGTTCATTAACAGCTAGGCAATGTAAAGCAGGTTGGTGTCAAGTGTTGACTCCAATCAGTCCAGAGCACTAACTTCTGTGAGGCCTCCAAAGACTTGTTAACCATGTTTCACATAATTTTCATCAGCTTTTTTTGGGGAGTTGTACATTTCTccaaaacagtacagtacatcacaagaGCCCATCTTCCGCCATCGGTGGTATTCTCCGAGATTCCAGACAAATAAATCCCTACTGTTTTGAGAACGGTACCTCCATCAGTTATAGGGTGGTAGAAGTAATAGCATTTTAGAACAGGatccattttaaattattttcaaaaggcTTTGTACCTAACCGGTACATAATtactacataaaaaataaataagtataCATAGCAGTCTATAGTATATGAATTGTAATGTAGGTTCTACAGTGAACACAGGGATGTACTTTTGTTTATGCTATTATGAGCTCCAATTTTGTAAGGGAAAGTCAGGATTTAGTCCACTCCTCAGACATTTCAGATAATTTGCATGAGTTTTCCATAGCATTCTAGCTAAATCGGCCTTGTTATATAGGAAGTATTTGTATTATTCCTTTGAAGTACTCTTTACACAGCTTTGAAAAAGCTGAGGACTGTCGCATAATGTGATTGCAGACTTCCTTTGCAGAGCTTCCTGTTGCCAGTCAAGAGAGGAAGAACAGTAGATAATACCAGTTAGAAATCGCAGCGATGAGGCAAGCTTCAGCCTAAGGAGAGGAAATTGCTTTCCTAAGTGTTTGATTAAACCACTTCAATCCTGAGATCACATTAAGGTCAGTAtgcttcagctttctgaaaatgttGAGGTAGAATAAGATGTGGTTTAAAATACTTTGAAGAACTggattctttattattattattatctgtctTCATTAGGGATATTATTTAGTGGTTCAGTATAATGATGGCtctttaataaaatacactTACTGAAAAGGACGAAAACCCTTTggtcacatatatatatacaaccacatatttatactgtatattgctcatATATTTATGTAATTCAGAACATAGAAATGTTTAGTTGGGTCCAATTTAGAGAAGTCAATCGCAAGATATTTCCTGAAAGTGTACGTCAGCATCTGATTTCTACCAAATGCCAAAGAAGAATCATATTGAAACTGGTCTGAACAGGGGCTGAAAAAGAAGCAATACTTGTTTTCATATGTCTTCCTCATGGCTCATTTCACATAATATTGACTGACACATTCCAAAACCTGCTGATGAAAAACAACCCTTTATGCTGAAGGAGAGTAGCTTTTACAGAACGGATGAACAGCACACATCCTGCATCTCCTCATTAAAcagatttgtacagtatatgggaccTCTAGAGCATCTGAGGGTACAGACCAAGATTACAGACATTGTTGGTCTCCTGTCTGCCCCATCTGGCATGTCTCTATCTCAGGACTGCACAATGTACAGCCTGTAATTCAAATACTAAGCATGGTGTGTTCAGAGGGTTCCAGATCCTGCACTGATTTTGAAACGGTTGTCATTGTTGAACAGTTTGATCTGATGCAAAATCAGTGTGATTAGgatatgtctgtgtgtgcacagAGGCATGCAAGTTTATGTTCTGTTGAAGTGTACACTGCATTAGTTTGTGTGAGGTTAATGTTATGTGGTCTATGAGTGTATTGTAGTGGCTCACAGACTATGGACTCTGTTACATAGTTCCCTGTGTTCATTTAATCTGGTATGGCCATGACCTAAACTGTACttgttgtcttttttattttgaaagcagagtTTTAACACAGTACCAATAATGGATGTTCGTTTTACACCATTTATGACAAAGAACAAACCTAGAAATACCACAGAAAACAGAGGGCAAAAGGCTACATATGTTGCACTTTCATTAACAACCATTGACTAAACCTGCATAATTTaagataattatttttagtattacACTGTTTTGCAATGCAACTTATAACTGCATTAAGAAGAATAAAATTTCTGAAGGGGTTTGTTGTAGCTAAGGTCTAAACTTGCCTTCAAGTTTCTATTGGGAGGCATATTTGGAAATTTGCTTTCAGCCCTTTAAAGATTGAATGGgaattttaattagttttaacCTTATATcaatttctgagtttcagaactcCCCTTATTCAGGAGGGTTatgtaaaacaaagaaaaactacaacaacataaaataattaGTGGAGTTACTGTTAAAAGAAGAACAGCGACACAAtaatctatttttaattttgctattgtgtttttttggtcTTTCTCCACTCTCCACCTGTGTGGATTACAGGTTCACAGGTGAAGGGAATTTCACTGCCAGGATGAATTCTGTTGTGCTGACTGTCTGTATTCTGTTTGGTGCTACTACACGAGCAATTTCTGCAGGAAATGAATGGCTAAAAAACACCTTCAATTGCTCCTCTCAATCCCTGACTTCCATTCCCAGAAGCTTACCCTTAACCACAGAGGCCCTGGATATGTCCCATAATGAAATAAAGACCCTCAACAGTGAGGATTTTTCAGGAGTGCCACATTTGAAATTCCTCAACCTATCCTCCAACGTGATTGATGACATCAGCAATGACACCTTCAAATCAAACCAGGAACTGAAATACCTTGACCTCTCGTGGAATAAACTTCGCAACCTATCCTGTTACTTCTTAAATTTTACTCCCAATCTGAAATATCTGGACGTTTCGTTCAATGAGTTTGTTTCAATGGCCCTCAGCCATGCCTTCCGCAACCTGAGGCATTTGGAGTATATGGGCGTGAGTGGTAAGACTCTTCAGAGAACGGACTTCCAGAGCATCTCTCACATTCGACTGAGGAGTGCGTTTCTTAATTTGGAAAGTCTCACTTCCTACGAAACGGAGAGTCTAAGACGCTTAAATACTGAAAGAATCAAAATTGTTGTGACAAACAGACTTACAGATGTAGACGTCATGTCTGACGCTCTCTCCATTTCAGAAGAGGTGCTATTGTCTGCAATGAAGAGAAGTGAATACTTAAAACAAGCTTTGGTACATGTGAAGAAGGGGAAAGAAATGAAGGCCGCACATCTGTCATTAATCAATATTGAGATGTCTTGGAACGATTTCACAGTTATAATCAACACTATTTGCCAGTCATCAATTAAACACCTATACATAGATAATTTATTCATCACAGAGACAATTAAGAAGAAAGAAGTCACACAAAGCAATTCTTTGGAGTCCTTGACTATTAAAAATGCGTCAGTTCaagattatttcttttttcaaggTGATCTGTACAACTTTATTATTAACAGGATGTTGCAGAACCTCACTATTGCAAATACACCCATTGTACACATGATTTGTCCCCCAAACCAAAGGCCTTTCAAAATGCTAGACTTATCGAACAATACGTTGTCTGACAGTGTGTTTTCTGTAACCATCACCAATGAAACCAGctgcaaaactttaaaagaaCTACATACCCTGGTTTTAAGAGGAAACAAGCTCCAGCAACTCCAGAAGCTGTGCAGCACAACACAATACATGCTGTCATTGAAACACTTGGACGTCAGTTTCAACTCACTCACATACAAGTACACATCCGAACACTGTCACTGGTCTGAGAGCATAGTCACTTTAGTATTGTCATCGAACAACCTAGACGATTCAGTTTTCAAATGCTTAcccaaaaacatacaaattctGGACCTGCAAAACAACCAGGTGACCGCAGTCTCCGCCGATGCACTAGATCTGATGGCCCTGACAGAGCTCAACCTTGGATCGAACAGGCTTCTTGACATACCTCACTGTGACAGCTTCAGAAGGCTGCAGACTCTGTTGCTGAAAGAGAACGGCCTTCACACTCCATCAGTGGGATTTTCCAGCAGTTGCCAAGGCCTGGGAGTGTTAGACGTGAGCAACAATCCATTCATATGCACGTGTGCCTTGAAGGAATTCATTAATTTTACAAACCGACACAGTGCCAAACTTCTCCACTGGCCCCTTGGCTACAGCTGTAGCTACCCTCAAACCTTGAATGGCACATTACTGAAGGACTTTAACATTGCTGAAGTATCATGCAATATATTCCTTTTGCTTACCGTCATTCTTTGCCCTACTATATTCATCATTGTTGCCACTGCGATTCTCTGCAGACTTTTAGATGTTCCCTGGTATGTGAGGATGATCTGGCGGTGGACCCAGGCCAAGCATCGTGTGAAAGCCAAGCAGAAGCTGGAAGCTCCAGGAGAAGTGCTGTTCCATGCTTTTGTGTCCTACAGTCAGCAGGACGCAGCATGGGTGAAGAACTACCTCCTCCCCAACTTAGAAGAAGATCCGGTTTTGCGAATCTGTCAGCACGAGAGGCACTTCATCCCAGGGAAGAGCATAGTGGGGAACATCATCAGGTGCATCGAGCAGAGCTACAGGTCCATTTTCGTCCTGTCCGCCCATTTTATCCAGAGCGAGTGGTGCCACTACGAGCTGTACTTTGCCCAGCACCAGCTCCTGTCCCAGGACTCAGACAACATTATCCTGGTCCTTCTGGAGCCCGTCCCCCAGTACCTCATCCCTTCCAAGTTCTACAAGCTCAAGGCCATGATGGCGAAGAGGACCTACATGGAGTGGCCCCAGGACAGGAACAAACACAAACTCTTCTGGGCCAACCTGAGGGCTGCCTTGCAAGTCAACCTGTCTGCTGGAGTCGGGACTCCTGACACGGAGCTTTAGTTTCTCGATAGATGAATAAATCCCCAGGGCAAAGCGTTCATTAAGTCTTCAGATCAGATTGAACAACTACCACATGCTGTCATGGCTGTTATAATGTCTCCATCAGAAAATCAGGCTGTCAACAGAAATTCTGGGTGCTGTGAATCATGGCTACTGGGGTTCCCTATGTTGCATACTTTTGTCCATATTTCATTTGTCAGCGGTAAACATTGAGGATTGTTTCCAGAGATATAGGTACTGGATTTATACCGCTACTAGTTGGAAGTATTATTTAAATCCTCAGATTATCATGagttatttaaaacagaaaaatatacaaaagcagttttgcattatttgtatttcacagtgttctttggaaaaatgaaatccacaactgtgtgtaacagtctgcaaggtttttttaatttgctttactTCTCATGTTCTGGCCACTATGTTGTTAAAAAATGCCAGCAATAATAGTGTTTGAGTGGGGAAAAAACCCATTAAACTCATCATAGCattctttgaaaaaacaaaaatggaaaccTGAGGTGAGCTCCACTGTTCAACTGTCATTTCAGTTTCGTCTGTCACTGTGTCACAGACCCCTTCTTCTGCTTTTGCACAGCTGCTGTTTATTTTTAGAGTCATTGAGAAAAACTGCTTTTAGGCTTCCTCTTGTCAAAAACATAACTTTACGAGAAATACCAAGAGAATATTGATTTTTCTGCCCATAGTGCTAGTATACTAGAGAGCATTTCTACCCTCAATTGAATTAAAGAATGACATTTCAAGTGTGCGACACTCCAAAGTAAAAACTGGAAATAaagcaacatgtacagtaacacaTTTCCAGTATAAGCCtaggaaaattaaaatcaatggAAACATACTGGAGGGACGTGAGGTAGACAAGGCAGAAACCTGCTCTCTGCACCAAGAGAAGTCCTGACCAAGGACTTAGACCTCACACACTCAGACTGTCTCTGCATCAGCTGTGACCTGTCTGAAGCTTTTTCGGACTCCTTTGGTAATCTTGGGATAATACTTTTTTTGGAtgtttaagaaacaaaatgtaacaGTGTCCTAATAACAGATGGGATTTTAGAATCATCACGGGCTACCACTTGTTCTCCTCATCTCCCCATCCCCAGGGCGGTATACTCCCCACTCTCGTCAACTGGTACCGGCGGTGGTATTGAGCATCCCAACAGAAAAACAATCAACCCGAGAAGGAGCCTTAAACCTCTGCAGTTTCAAGGCAGCTTTAAATGGTCAGATAGCAAAGATCTGGACTCCAAATTAAACCACTGATTGAGCCAATCGAGTCACTGAATGCTCGGCTGGACTATAAAGCAGAAGTGTCTTACGTACCCCTGCCTCAGCACTGTCCTAGAGAAAACACAGCCTGTTTCAGCAGGAGGGGAGCTATTGCTTACACATTTGACTTCTGTTTTCATCCTGTATACTGTTATGTTCCTTAATATCAAAACGCACGATTATCTCTATATTGAgaaattgaaaattattttttttgtgctggAATGAATTGTGCATGGCCCAGATTGCTTTTCTTTCCAAACAGCTGAAGAAAGACCTTTTATTCAAAATGCCCCCAAGACACATAATTGCTTAAATATCAAGAATAGAGCACTTTTTGAGTGTTTCATGGTAAACAACTGCCATTCAGCCTTCTCTGAAACACGTACACAGGACCAGAATCACTCTGAGGCACAGACTTAAAGGAGAATTGAATCCACAGAGATGACTTGTTAAAATCTTTTTCAGTCACCTCATAAATGAACTGCCAGTCAAGATATTTAGTAACTACAATCATGTTTTGGCCCAGCTGAGGCTTGTCTGTACAATACAGACAAACTCCTGTCACTCTTTTATTCTTCAAGTTCCAGCCAATTCGAAGGacaaaaacacaataataaaaGGCTTGCTCCACCTAAAACACAAAACTGTTCCATTAACTAACTTATTGTGTAACTCTTTTTAACACCAGGAATTATTTATGGGTGCGCTCTGTTGCTTAGGTGGAGCTAACCCTTTATTAAAGTACTTAAGTGTATTTTAGGAAGGGATGGAGCACACAGACCAAAAGAATAGGCTGGGACAAAGGGACGAATGGTGTAACACTGAAAATCAAACACCAACCATTTCAAAAAGGTATTTGAAAATTGCTATTCTGGCCCTACAAGGATCACTGTGCCGCTCAGATCCGAGACAGATCCTAGGCTGGCTGTCTAATCCCACTCCATCACCAGGGAATGCAGTTGCCATTTAGCAATCCTTGTTCCTTATCCAATGTGACAAAATCTACTGAAAGCAAACAGCATTTGGGGAAAAGGTTAGGGCTCTCTCTTTAGTTTTGTTGTACTGATCTGTTTGTCCAACATTTTCCTTGACGAGACTTACATTTGCACCAATTTACTCGGCTGGGTATTTCAGTGAAGCCCCTTGTTTAAGGGAACTGCAGCAGTTTTGAACCCACAGCATTCTGGCTGAGAGCCCAGAACCTAACATACCCTGATGAAAAATATGATAAGACTCTTAAATGCAGGAATATTTTCTTTCAAGTATAGTCTCCGGAAACCCAAGGTGTCTGTCAACCTCAAAGACTACAGCCAAGCTTGACCTGCACTGTAGTTGGCTTTGTGAGTTAAACAGaatatttgtcttttcgcaaTTACAGAGCAACACCTAGAATACTTTAAAAAGGGCCAGTGCAAATTATTCTTGACCATTTTCAAtctttatttagaaaatattgCGTCTCATATAGAAATTGATTGAGTAACGAATGTTCGAGAGGAATGACAATAGCCAAGTTCGATCAGCCTCAGCTGTCCAAAATCCATAAATCAatcctgatgtcatttccttaaaatccttaaacattttaaaggtgGCGCGTATTactcccctcctcttcctcacatACGTCTTTTTCATTTCTCCTTCACCCCAGCAGATACCTCTTGGTCACTCCGCTCTCTATGTGGGTCCCAGCTTCCTCGCCTTtgtggccaggaggtcagcctCAACCAAGCGGGTTAAACCAAATTATTGTATCTTAAATGTTGAATTAACCTTTCAATATGCCTAGTGCCTGTGCATTGCAATTCTTAGTGAAATATATAATGGTACTTGAGCTACAGTCTGGTGCAATTAATCTGTTGTCGGAAGGTCAGCTCATGCTGTCGTGTTCGATTCTGTTGGGCTGGTCTGTTAGGTTTGGCATCGGAACCAGGAAgacaggggggaaaaaagtcaCGCACCCTGCAATAA
Above is a genomic segment from Lepisosteus oculatus isolate fLepOcu1 chromosome 1, fLepOcu1.hap2, whole genome shotgun sequence containing:
- the tlr1 gene encoding toll-like receptor 1, which produces MNSVVLTVCILFGATTRAISAGNEWLKNTFNCSSQSLTSIPRSLPLTTEALDMSHNEIKTLNSEDFSGVPHLKFLNLSSNVIDDISNDTFKSNQELKYLDLSWNKLRNLSCYFLNFTPNLKYLDVSFNEFVSMALSHAFRNLRHLEYMGVSGKTLQRTDFQSISHIRLRSAFLNLESLTSYETESLRRLNTERIKIVVTNRLTDVDVMSDALSISEEVLLSAMKRSEYLKQALVHVKKGKEMKAAHLSLINIEMSWNDFTVIINTICQSSIKHLYIDNLFITETIKKKEVTQSNSLESLTIKNASVQDYFFFQGDLYNFIINRMLQNLTIANTPIVHMICPPNQRPFKMLDLSNNTLSDSVFSVTITNETSCKTLKELHTLVLRGNKLQQLQKLCSTTQYMLSLKHLDVSFNSLTYKYTSEHCHWSESIVTLVLSSNNLDDSVFKCLPKNIQILDLQNNQVTAVSADALDLMALTELNLGSNRLLDIPHCDSFRRLQTLLLKENGLHTPSVGFSSSCQGLGVLDVSNNPFICTCALKEFINFTNRHSAKLLHWPLGYSCSYPQTLNGTLLKDFNIAEVSCNIFLLLTVILCPTIFIIVATAILCRLLDVPWYVRMIWRWTQAKHRVKAKQKLEAPGEVLFHAFVSYSQQDAAWVKNYLLPNLEEDPVLRICQHERHFIPGKSIVGNIIRCIEQSYRSIFVLSAHFIQSEWCHYELYFAQHQLLSQDSDNIILVLLEPVPQYLIPSKFYKLKAMMAKRTYMEWPQDRNKHKLFWANLRAALQVNLSAGVGTPDTEL